The following nucleotide sequence is from Methanomassiliicoccales archaeon.
GGAGAACGGGCGCATATAGAACGGTCCTTGGTCCTCTCGAAGGCGTTCATCGGTCCCGGAGCGAAGCTCGAGGGCTGCGTGGTCGGCGATGCCTGTGTGGTCGGTGAAGGAGCGGTGCTGAGCGACTGCATCCTGGGGGACGAGGTCAGGGTGCGGCCCGGAGAGAGCCTGAAAGGCATCACGCTGGAGTGAGCGGTCCACCGTTCCCTAGAAATACTCCCTCGGTAATCGGCGGGCATGAGGTTCAAGGTCGACGTGTATGAGCAGCTGCTCATACTGTCCAGCATCTTGTGGGGCACGTCCTTCGTGGCCTCCAAGATCGGCGTGGGCCACGTCGACCCGTTCTACTTCGGCATGATGCGGTGGGTCATCGGGGCGGAGCTGCTTTTGCTCATAGCCTTCCTCACCAAGAAGTTCAGACCGGAGATCTTCCGCAACAAGCTGATCTGGGGGATCGGACTGATTAATGCCGTGGGCCTCACACTGCAGAACGTGGGTATGACCCAGACCACCGCCACCAACACCGTGCTTCTGGTGGACATCAACGTGGTCTTTGTGGTCATCATCTCCTACTTCGTTCTGGCGGAGAAGATTACCCGGTACACCGTCTACGGCCTATTGTTTGGCCTAGTGGGTGTGGGGTTCGTCTCCACTGGAGGCGATCTGAGCCAGTTGACCCAAGGCAGTTTTGTCGGCAACATCCTGGTCTTTGGCGCAGGAGTGGTGTGGGCCTTCTACATCGTCTTCCAGAAGAAGTTGGTGGGGCCCAGGACCGAACCGCTGATGATTTCTGCCGCGGTCGTGACCTCCACGGCCATCTTCTCCATACCCATTGCTTTGTTGTTCACCACCAACTACGCGCTTGATCTGGCGGGCTCCGCCGTCATGGTGTACCTAGGTACTGTATGTACGGGGGGCGCCTGGCTCCTCTATATCATGGGGCTGAGAGGGAAAGGCGCGACCGAGTCCTCCATCATCCTACTGCTGGAGATCGTCTTCGCAATGGTGTTCGCTTACCTCGTTCTGAGCGAGATGCCAGGCTGGCCGACCGCCATTGGAGGCGTGTTCATCGTGCTCTCAATCCTCTTCGTGAGCGCCAGGCCAAACGGCAACGAAAGAGAGAACAAAGGAGATTGAGGTCACTTCAGGAGGAGCTCCTGGGCTCGGTCCCTTTGGTCGACCCCTATAGCCACCTGGACCTCTGAGGTCTTGGGGCCTAGTATGAACAGACTCTCGATGTTGATCCCCGCCCGTGCAAGTCTCTTCGTCAACTTCGCCAGCTCTCCAGGCTTGTCGGACATGGAGATCACCACGATGTCGCGCTCGACGAAGTCCATGCCGCTACTGGTCAGCACCCTTCGGGCGCTGGCCTCATCGTCCGTGATCACGCGGATGATGCCCGGGTTGCCGCCCAGGTCCGTTGATATCCCGCGGATGTTCACGGCGTTCTTGGCCAATACCTCAGCAAGCCGAGCGACTTCACCAGGCTTGTTCGTCACGCAGACCTCGAACTGCCTCATGCATTCCCCCAATCACATTGGCGGCGCTTAGTAGAAATATGTTGCGACTAGTGAGCAATGAGG
It contains:
- a CDS encoding DMT family transporter, which translates into the protein MRFKVDVYEQLLILSSILWGTSFVASKIGVGHVDPFYFGMMRWVIGAELLLLIAFLTKKFRPEIFRNKLIWGIGLINAVGLTLQNVGMTQTTATNTVLLVDINVVFVVIISYFVLAEKITRYTVYGLLFGLVGVGFVSTGGDLSQLTQGSFVGNILVFGAGVVWAFYIVFQKKLVGPRTEPLMISAAVVTSTAIFSIPIALLFTTNYALDLAGSAVMVYLGTVCTGGAWLLYIMGLRGKGATESSIILLLEIVFAMVFAYLVLSEMPGWPTAIGGVFIVLSILFVSARPNGNERENKGD
- a CDS encoding ACT domain-containing protein yields the protein MRQFEVCVTNKPGEVARLAEVLAKNAVNIRGISTDLGGNPGIIRVITDDEASARRVLTSSGMDFVERDIVVISMSDKPGELAKLTKRLARAGINIESLFILGPKTSEVQVAIGVDQRDRAQELLLK